From Planctomycetia bacterium:
GATTCCCGTTAAGAGCATCAGCCAGAACGTGACGCTGGAAATCACGAAGTTCGAGAAAGGGCGCGCGCGCCAAACGAATCGGGCCGAAGTGAACGAGCTGGAATTCAAGAAGATCTTCGACCGCTCGTCGATGTTTCTCTATGCCTTCGTCAGCGAGGGGCACCTGCTCTCGGCGGTGAACTTCGCCTTCACTCGCGAAGACGAGAAGGAAGTCTATCTGAAATGCGAGTTGAAAAACGTCTACATCGCCGAGCACGGCGTTGAAGTCGACGACGGTTCGGACCCGGAAGAGTCGTTCAAACTGAACTTCGAGTCGATTGACTGGAAGTTCCGCCCCAAGAACAAGGCCGGTAAGCTCGGCGATTGGCTCCACGTGGCCTTCAACCGCCAAGACCACTCAGTGACAACACGCCCCGGGTAGTGTGAGCTTCATCGCACACGCGACGACGTATTATCGCATCGATTCGCGGCCCATCGAAGCCTACCAGCTCAGTTCGAAGCCCAGCGTGCCGCCTTGAATGAGGACGAAGCTGGAGTTGATCAGATGCGCCGGCACGTTGGTGTTGTACGTCATCTGCTCCGGCGCCAGCGACATGCCGCCGAGCCAGTAGAAGTCGTATCCCGCGTGCAACGTCAGCCGGTCGGTCATGCGATAGTTCATGATTAAGCCCAACTCGCCGA
This genomic window contains:
- a CDS encoding type VI secretion system tube protein Hcp, whose translation is MPSFVQFPEIPSWADDPQRGWIPVKSISQNVTLEITKFEKGRARQTNRAEVNELEFKKIFDRSSMFLYAFVSEGHLLSAVNFAFTREDEKEVYLKCELKNVYIAEHGVEVDDGSDPEESFKLNFESIDWKFRPKNKAGKLGDWLHVAFNRQDHSVTTRPG